In Papaver somniferum cultivar HN1 chromosome 1, ASM357369v1, whole genome shotgun sequence, a genomic segment contains:
- the LOC113336702 gene encoding cationic amino acid transporter 1-like, which yields MVEISSNEAGGGGDGKRSTGCFCLCKKEDFFPEESFQSWGNYMKALGETKMRLRNRLTTRSSEDEEVNAMTERSHNQMKKTLTWFDLIWFGFGAVFGAGIYVLTGLEARRDAGPAIVISFLISGFSAMLCVFCYTEFACEIPVAGGSFAFIRVELGDFLAFIAAGNILFEYIVGGASVARTWTSYFATLLNYKPDDFRIHVRALPENYNHLDPLAVVIPILIAVVACLSTKGSSRFNSTAAMINVAVIFLIIIAGLTKANPENFTTNFAPNGPRGVFTASAVLFFSYIGFDAVSTMAEETKNPGKDIPVGLLGSMSFIICVYCALSVTLCLMQSYTVIDVSAPYSMAFEAVGMKWVKILVAIGAVIGMTTNLLASLIGQARYFTHIGRTHMAPPWLAAIHKKTGTPIHATIVMTLANCIVGFFTDLGILSNLLSIATLFIFTLVAISLLVRRYYVQGETSDSDRNKFIGFLVLIILSSIATSVYWAVSDGWIGYIPTVLIWFLSTLGLKLMVKQARNPKLWGVPLVPWLPAVSIAMNMFLLGSLDAASFIRFGVWTGILLLYYFFVGLHASYDSAMEEADRGNVEAGQPVTAVSS from the exons ATGGTGGAGATCAGTAGTAATGAAGCcggcggtggtggtgatggcaaGAGATCGACTGGATGTTTTTGTTTATGTAAAAAAGAAGATTTCTTTCCAGAAGAATCATTTCAAAGTTGGGGTAATTATATGAAAGCCTTAGGAGAAACAAAGATGAGATTGAGAAACCGATTAACAACAAGATCgagtgaagatgaagaagtgaATGCAATGACAGAAAGAAGTCATAATCAGATGAAGAAGACTCTAACTTGGTTTGATCTGATTTGGTTTGGATTTGGTGCTGTTTTTGGTGCTGGTATTTATGTATTAACTGGTTTAGAAGCAAGAAGAGATGCTGGGCCTGCCATTGTCATTTCTTTCTTGATCTCTGGCTTTTCTGCGATGCTATGTGTTTTTTGTTACACAGAATTTGCTTGCGAAATCCCTGTTGCAG GAGGATCATTTGCGTTTATAAGGGTGGAGCTTGGGGACTTCTTAGCTTTCATAGCTGCTGGTAATATACTCTTTGAGTATATTGTAGGGGGAGCAAGTGTTGCCCGTACTTGGACATCTTATTTTGCCACACTTCTCAACTACAAACCAGATGATTTTCGAATACATGTGCGGGCTTTGCCTGAAAATTATAATCATCTAGACCCTCTCGCAGTCGTGATCCCAATCCTTATTG CTGTGGTTGCTTGCCTTAGTACCAAAGGGTCATCACGTTTCAATTCCACGGCAGCCATGATAAATGTTGCAGTTATTTTTCTCATTATCATCGCTGGTCTTACGAAGGCAAACCCTGAAAATTTCACCACTAACTTCGCACCTAATGGTCCAAGAGGAGTATTTACAGCCTCAGCAGTTCTCTTCTTTTCCTACATTGGGTTTGATGCAGTGTCAACGATGGCCGAAGAAACAAAAAACCCTGGAAAGGATATCCCAGTTGGGCTTCTTGGTTCCATGAGTTTCATTATATGTGTTTACTGTGCGCTATCTGTTACTCTATGCTTGATGCAGTCTTATACTGTAATAGACGTGAGTGCACCGTATTCCATGGCATTTGAAGCTGTTGGAATGAAATGGGTCAAGATCTTAGTAGCTATCGGAGCAGTAATTGGTATGACTACCAATTTACTTGCAAGTCTCATTGGCCAAGCACGATATTTTACACATATTGGTCGTACTCACATGGCCCCCCCATGGCTTGCAGCCATTCACAAGAAGACTGGGACACCTATCCATGCTACAATAGTGATGACCCTTGCGAATTGCATTGTTGGATTCTTCACTGATCTTGGTATCCTCTCCAACCTTCTCTCAATTGCAACATTATTCATATTTACGTTGGTTGCTATTTCACTACTTGTTCGAAGATATTATGTTCAAGGAGAGACCTCGGATTCTGACAGAAATAAGTTCATTGGGTTCTTAGTACTCATTATATTATCTTCTATTGCTACATCAGTGTATTGGGCAGTTAGTGATGGCTGGATCGGTTATATACCTACAGTTTTGATATGGTTTTTATCTACACTGGGTTTGAAATTGATGGTCAAGCAAGCTAGAAATCCCAAGTTGTGGGGCGTTCCATTGGTTCCTTGGCTGCCAGcagtttcaattgctatgaaTATGTTCTTGCTGGGTTCACTAGATGCAGCTTCTTTTATTAGATTTGGTGTTTGGACAGGGATTCTACTCCTTTATTACTTTTTTGTCGGGCTTCATGCATCTTATGACTCGGCAATGGAGGAAGCAGATCGAGGGAATGTAGAAGCTGGTCAGCCTGTTACTGCAGTATCTAGTTGA
- the LOC113336691 gene encoding transcription initiation factor IIB-2-like, with protein sequence MEDTFCSDCKRNTAVVFDHSAGDTICSECGLVFEAHSIDETSEWRTFANETADTDPHRVGEKSNHLLTNSGLTTMISMPNGGANRSSTGRFRNINTPDPDRGLIEAFKVIGVMADRLGLVSTIKDLANEIYKKMDDAKATRGRNKEALMAACLHTACNKLEKSRTMKEINSVTSGGVTRKEIGRAKLEISKHLEYSIDEKPTDPAEFVRRFCSNLGLSIKVVKAAEEAVKNTAECDIRRIPITVAASIIYMITQLSDEKKQIREVALATGVAPGTIKISYKDIYPHAAKLVPAWYANEEDLKKLSSP encoded by the coding sequence ATGGAGGATACATTTTGTTCCGATTGTAAAAGAAATACAGCGGTAGTATTTGACCATTCCGCCGGAGATACAATCTGTTCCGAGTGTGGCCTTGTTTTTGAAGCCCACTCGATTGATGAAACGTCTGAATGGAGAACATTTGCTAATGAAACAGCTGACACCGATCCTCATCGTGTTGGAGAGAAATCGAATCATCTTCTTACTAATAGCGGCTTAACCACAATGATTTCCATGCCGAATGGCGGTGCGAATCGCTCTTCTACTGGCCGTTTCCGTAATATTAATACGCCTGATCCTGATAGGGGCCTTATCGAGGCGTTTAAGGTGATTGGGGTGATGGCTGACAGATTAGGGCTTGTTTCGACTATTAAGGATTTGGCTAATGAGATTTATAAGAAGATGGATGATGCAAAGGCTACTAGAGGGAGGAATAAGGAAGCATTGATGGCTGCTTGCTTGCATACAGCTTGTAACAAACTAGAGAAATCGAGAACGATGAAAGAGATTAATTCCGTTACAAGTGGTGGTGTGACTAGGAAGGAAATTGGACGTGCAAAATTGGAGATTAGTAAACATTTGGAGTACAGTATCGATGAGAAGCCTACAGACCCTGCTGAATTTGTGAGGCGGTTTTGTTCTAATCTTGGTTTGAGTATTAAAGTTGTGAAAGCTGCTGAAGAAGCAGTTAAAAATACTGCAGAATGTGATATTAGGAGGATTCCTATAACCGTTGCGGCTTCGATTATTTACATGATAACTCAATTGTCTGATGAGAAAAAACAGATTCGAGAGGTTGCTCTTGCAACTGGTGTTGCACCAGGCACTATTAAGATTTCCTACAAGGATATTTACCCTCATGCTGCGAAACTGGTACCAGCTTGGTATGCTAATGAGGAGGACCTCAAGAAGTTGTCTAGCCCTTAA
- the LOC113336710 gene encoding F-box protein At3g07870-like has protein sequence MDLFNSLPEEITLEIISRLPAEDVLECKLVCTNWRSLVGNPLFFKMHLHHVNHPVADSGKLGFIATSYIDPSNSFNLQYLEFNENHESIERITRVNYKPPFGYETRFAGLCDGLICLYRYKYPGITYICNPITREYIMLPEINTVEMGLYFLPNIMSTKMDFGYVSSTNEYKVVAVIPFYKTEFIEVCVYTLGSGNGWRNIGKFDFGTSEYWREGVFVNGALYWMDSHSDKLVTFDLAEEKFSHLSPPPLPSRYEEYRLRVLDGCLSFASYGQINGAEYWDVWLLKTKDDSHCMKERDGHQSMGWRKEFRVFDIEEPRLSNSGSDSEEEFRLFNSDIFAVTKSYDVLLLIHHDNHINIHNPKASTSKSIVDFKENLGMVYPHKNTLVSLKELEKEDTKMMDSVEIEETESHAQPFNQLLEDETLDENILVEYFFNSVSLEELGEEDMKMMDSVEIEETESHDQPFNQL, from the coding sequence ATGGATCTTTTCAACAGTCTACCGGAAGAGATTACATTGGAAATTATCAGTCGATTACCAGCTGAAGATGTTCTGGAATGCAAATTAGTTTGCACGAATTGGAGAAGTCTTGTTGGCAATCCATTATTCTTCAAGATGCATTTACATCATGTTAATCATCCTGTGGCTGATTCTGGTAAGTTAGGTTTCATTGCTACGAGTTATATTGATCCGAGCAATAGTTTCAATTTACAGTATCTTGAATTTAATGAGAATCATGAATCCATTGAGAGAATTACAAGGGTTAATTACAAGCCTCCGTTTGGCTACGAGACTAGATTTGCTGGCCTGTGTGATGGTTTAATATGTCTTTATCGCTACAAATACCCAGGAATAACTTACATTTGTAACCCCATCACCAGAGAGTACATTATGCTTCCAGAAATTAACACAGTTGAAATGGGTCTTTATTTTCTTCCAAATATTATGAGCACCAAAATGGATTTTGGTTATGTTTCTTCtaccaatgagtacaaagttGTAGCAGTAATACCGTTTTACAAGACTGAGTTCATAGAAGTTTGTGTATACACTCTAGGGAGTGGAAATGGATGGAGAAACATTGGAAAGTTTGATTTTGGAACCAGCGAATATTGGAGAGAAGGTGTATTTGTCAATGGAGCTCTTTATTGGATGGACAGTCATTCAGACAAGCTTGTGACCTTCGATTTGGCTGAGGAAAAATTTTCTCATCTTTCACCACCTCCTTTGCCATCACGATATGAGGAATATCGACTAAGGGTTTTGGATGGGTGTTTGTCTTTTGCTAGTTATGGACAAATCAATGGAGCTGAATATTGGGACGTGTGGCTATTGAAAACTAAGGATGATAGTCATTGCATGAAAGAGCGAGATGGACATCAGTCAATGGGCTGGAGGAAAGAGTTTAGGGTCTTTGACATTGAAGAGCCTAGGCTTTCTAACAGTGGGAGTGACAGTGAAGAAGAATTTAGGCTTTTTAACAGCGATATCTTTGCTGTTACCAAGAGTTACGATGTCTTACTCTTAATTCACCATGATAACCATATCAACATTCACAACCCAAAAGCATCAACCTCAAAAAGTATTGTGGATTTTAAAGAAAATCTTGGTATGGTATATCCTCACAAGAACACTTTAGTTtcgttgaaagaattagagaaaGAAGATACGAAGATGATGGACTCAGTTGAAATTGAGGAGACAGAAAGCCATGCTCAACCTTTCAACCAGCTGTTGGAAGATGAGACCCTGGATGAGAACATTTTGGTGGAGTATTTCTTCAATTCAGTTTCGTTGGAAGAATTAGGGGAAGAAGATATGAAGATGATGGACTCAGTTGAAATTGAGGAGACAGAAAGCCATGATCAGCCTTTTAACCAGCTGTAG